Proteins from a genomic interval of Leptospiraceae bacterium:
- a CDS encoding putative Ig domain-containing protein produces the protein MKHYIIIFIFCFGCLKAQKSAFDFSNPGGSGLFSALGLTTLDLNLNNVSVDTYTLTSISYSPSTKIFAVGVAISDMTPIVQGTAESYSLSQLTDLPPGLSFNTTTGIISGTPTTENVTPTTFTITATNAVSTVSTNITLSVNMAPPGTLSYSGTGTGVTCQCGATIPRYTFTRTLTASLSGTATGATNFSINPTLPTGLSIDATNGTIYGIPTATQDFLLYTITATNVSGTVTAQVYIKVQAVIYAATWGGGLGISTNNGNSFTMNTLAGTNINDIDVAPDGTIYVASNSGLYKSTNNASSFSTIWSNQTAKVFVVPGGSNTVYAARNGEAISLIAQPAIYRSIDSGANFTQLSFVVNNYIRHIAAYSSATIYFGTYLADSNVYKSTDGINLTQLAFPPNDIDGLYVTANKLYVVRAGVLKISTNGGSSFSTIDVDILSNNEAHLVASPDDTKVFVGSTSSGVFVSTDSGASFTQKTTTSGLSGNIINDLFLDNYGILYVGTSNGLSVANDTTGTNFTDKSTGLSNLNIQSVYVR, from the coding sequence ATGAAACACTATATAATTATATTCATTTTCTGTTTTGGTTGTTTAAAAGCGCAAAAGTCTGCTTTCGATTTTTCAAATCCAGGTGGTTCGGGGCTTTTTAGTGCATTGGGTCTTACCACTTTAGATTTAAACCTAAACAATGTTTCTGTGGACACTTACACTTTAACCAGTATTTCCTACTCGCCTTCCACAAAAATTTTTGCAGTCGGTGTGGCAATCTCTGATATGACACCTATCGTTCAAGGAACAGCAGAATCTTACTCTCTATCACAACTGACAGACTTGCCTCCAGGATTATCCTTTAACACAACAACAGGAATTATTTCAGGAACACCTACCACAGAGAATGTAACACCCACTACTTTTACTATAACTGCGACTAACGCTGTATCGACAGTATCGACAAACATTACATTATCCGTAAATATGGCTCCTCCAGGAACTTTGAGTTATTCAGGAACGGGTACTGGCGTAACTTGCCAATGCGGAGCCACCATTCCTAGATATACATTTACTAGAACTCTTACTGCTTCCTTATCGGGAACGGCAACGGGAGCAACAAATTTTTCCATAAACCCTACACTTCCAACTGGACTGTCCATTGATGCAACCAATGGAACCATTTACGGAATACCGACCGCTACACAAGACTTTCTACTTTACACGATTACGGCTACAAATGTTTCTGGAACAGTAACTGCACAAGTGTATATAAAAGTACAGGCTGTAATTTACGCTGCAACCTGGGGTGGTGGTTTAGGAATATCTACAAATAACGGTAATAGTTTTACAATGAATACATTAGCCGGAACAAATATAAACGACATAGATGTTGCGCCTGACGGAACTATTTATGTTGCATCCAATTCTGGATTATATAAATCCACCAACAATGCATCTAGTTTCTCAACTATTTGGAGTAACCAAACAGCAAAAGTCTTCGTTGTTCCTGGAGGGTCAAATACAGTGTATGCCGCTCGAAATGGGGAAGCTATTTCCTTGATAGCCCAGCCAGCAATTTATAGATCCATAGATTCAGGCGCAAATTTTACGCAATTGTCTTTTGTAGTTAATAACTATATTCGTCATATAGCGGCTTACTCTAGTGCTACCATTTATTTTGGAACATATCTTGCTGACTCCAATGTATACAAGTCCACTGATGGGATTAATTTAACACAATTAGCATTTCCGCCAAATGACATTGATGGTCTTTATGTAACTGCTAATAAACTTTACGTAGTACGTGCGGGTGTTTTAAAAATTTCCACAAATGGTGGTTCTAGTTTTTCTACGATAGACGTAGATATACTATCAAATAATGAAGCTCATTTAGTTGCATCGCCTGATGATACCAAAGTATTTGTCGGATCAACTAGTTCAGGAGTATTCGTATCCACAGATTCGGGAGCTTCTTTTACTCAAAAAACTACAACAAGCGGATTAAGCGGAAACATAATTAATGACTTATTTTTAGATAATTACGGAATTCTTTATGTCGGAACTAGTAATGGACTTTCCGTAGCAAATGATACAACTGGAACAAATTTTACAGATAAATCTACCGGTTTATCAAATTTAAACATCCAATCCGTCTATGTGAGGTAA
- the polA gene encoding DNA polymerase I, with protein MKLIIIDGHAFVFRAYFAFQTANLTNSITGKPSGAVFGFFKMLFKIINDFKPTHIAMPFDPGTPLERSKVFEAYKAQRKPMPEDLKPQISEVIDITRALGFPVMQIAGHEADDIIGTLCKKFGNKKNEILIFSGDKDLYQTLNPNIKMYRGTKGATEFLEIDENWVMENISITPSQVTDYMGIVGDSSDNIPGVSGIGEKGAAKLIAEYKNLEGIYKNLENIKNPSLKEKLIKNKENAFLSRDLATLKCDLEMDVNTEDLILPKYLEHDKFLEFKTRGYNRLYSDLAKQAGIKLDSKTTSGSESKEEVADTSNNAKGKYTRVRTEAELIKLVKDFQKSKLFCVDTETTSVDPMSAELLGVALSKEEGTGYYVPIAYSQSLFANNCLPLDTVITHMKPLLENSKSEKVGQNIKYDMIVLKNHGIELENVVFDTMLASYCINPGSRHHGMDDLAENYLEYKTITYDELVGTGKKKQDLFNIDPDRVTEYAAEDADITLRLYNVLKKELKESQSENTFYKMEMPLMPVLMDMEMKGISINAPYFQTLSTKFQKEIEKLEKRIHVHAGKTFNIASTKELQKVLFDELKLPAEKKTQTGYSTDHSVLEGLLGMHPIIDDLLEHRKYTKLKSTYIDTLPELINPRTKRIHTSYNQTIAATGRLSSTDPNLQNIPIKDEEGKLIRQGFVPDNKDYLLLSLDYSQIELRIMAHFADDKNMIAAYKKNADIHNETAQALFGVTAKEVTPEMRNKAKIVNFSVIYGVTAYGLSQNLKVSRQEAGTFIDKYFTQFPGVKKYMEDICVSCEEKGYVETITGRRRYIPEIKSSRRQEQESGKRIAINSPIQGTSADMIKIAMLSIHEKIEKKKLKSKLIMQVHDELVFEVHKKEKDTIFELAKKEMETALKLKVPILVQGKFGENWDEAH; from the coding sequence ATGAAATTAATTATTATTGACGGACATGCATTTGTATTCAGAGCTTATTTTGCATTTCAAACAGCTAACCTTACAAATTCAATCACAGGTAAACCTAGTGGAGCAGTTTTTGGTTTTTTCAAAATGTTATTTAAAATCATAAATGATTTTAAACCAACTCATATTGCAATGCCATTTGATCCCGGCACACCGCTCGAAAGATCTAAAGTTTTTGAAGCATACAAAGCTCAACGAAAACCAATGCCAGAAGACCTAAAACCACAGATTAGTGAGGTAATAGACATTACCCGTGCTTTAGGTTTTCCTGTTATGCAAATAGCGGGTCACGAAGCAGATGATATAATTGGCACACTCTGTAAAAAATTCGGAAATAAAAAAAATGAGATTCTAATATTTTCCGGAGATAAAGATCTTTATCAAACACTGAATCCTAATATAAAAATGTACAGAGGAACCAAAGGAGCAACAGAATTTTTAGAAATAGATGAAAACTGGGTGATGGAGAATATTAGTATTACCCCCTCTCAAGTTACTGACTACATGGGTATTGTTGGTGACAGTTCGGATAATATTCCAGGAGTAAGCGGAATCGGAGAAAAAGGAGCCGCAAAATTAATTGCAGAATATAAAAATCTTGAAGGAATTTACAAAAATCTAGAAAACATCAAGAATCCTTCTCTTAAAGAAAAACTAATAAAAAATAAGGAAAATGCATTTTTATCTAGAGACCTTGCTACTCTAAAATGTGATTTAGAAATGGATGTTAATACAGAAGATTTGATTCTTCCTAAATATCTAGAGCATGATAAATTTTTAGAATTCAAAACTAGAGGATACAATCGATTGTATTCAGACTTAGCAAAACAAGCAGGAATTAAACTTGACTCTAAAACTACCAGTGGCTCTGAATCAAAAGAAGAAGTAGCGGATACTTCCAATAATGCGAAAGGAAAATATACTAGAGTCAGGACAGAAGCAGAATTAATTAAACTTGTAAAAGATTTTCAGAAATCAAAATTATTCTGTGTTGATACGGAAACAACGTCCGTAGATCCAATGTCTGCAGAACTATTGGGTGTTGCATTAAGTAAAGAAGAAGGCACTGGATACTATGTTCCAATAGCATATAGTCAATCATTATTTGCAAATAATTGTCTACCGTTAGATACTGTGATTACTCATATGAAACCGCTTTTAGAAAATTCTAAAAGCGAAAAAGTAGGACAAAATATAAAATATGATATGATTGTTCTAAAAAATCATGGAATCGAATTAGAAAACGTTGTGTTTGATACTATGCTTGCTAGTTATTGTATTAATCCGGGATCAAGGCATCACGGAATGGATGACCTCGCGGAAAATTATCTTGAATACAAAACAATCACCTATGATGAACTAGTTGGGACTGGAAAGAAAAAACAAGATCTTTTTAATATTGATCCAGATAGAGTGACTGAATATGCGGCGGAAGATGCTGATATTACGTTAAGACTTTACAATGTTCTAAAAAAGGAATTAAAGGAAAGTCAATCAGAAAATACTTTCTATAAAATGGAAATGCCTCTTATGCCAGTGTTAATGGACATGGAGATGAAAGGTATTTCTATTAATGCACCTTATTTTCAAACTCTTTCCACTAAGTTCCAAAAGGAAATTGAAAAGTTAGAAAAAAGAATTCATGTTCACGCCGGCAAAACTTTTAATATTGCATCGACCAAAGAACTCCAAAAAGTATTATTCGATGAATTAAAATTACCGGCAGAAAAGAAAACGCAAACAGGATATTCTACGGATCACAGTGTCCTTGAAGGACTTCTGGGAATGCACCCAATCATAGACGATTTGTTAGAACATAGAAAATATACAAAACTCAAATCAACTTATATAGACACATTGCCTGAGTTAATTAATCCCAGAACAAAAAGAATCCATACTAGTTATAATCAAACGATAGCCGCTACAGGTCGCCTTTCATCAACGGATCCAAATTTACAAAATATTCCAATTAAAGACGAAGAAGGAAAACTAATTCGACAAGGATTTGTTCCGGATAATAAAGATTATCTTTTACTTAGTCTTGACTATTCTCAAATTGAACTTAGAATTATGGCGCATTTCGCTGATGATAAAAACATGATTGCCGCCTACAAAAAAAATGCAGACATACACAATGAAACCGCGCAAGCATTGTTCGGAGTAACTGCAAAAGAAGTGACTCCTGAAATGAGAAATAAAGCAAAAATTGTAAATTTTTCTGTCATATACGGAGTAACCGCATACGGGTTAAGTCAAAACTTGAAAGTATCTAGGCAAGAGGCGGGAACCTTTATTGATAAATACTTTACCCAATTCCCGGGCGTAAAAAAATACATGGAAGACATTTGTGTAAGTTGCGAAGAGAAAGGATATGTTGAAACTATCACTGGAAGAAGACGTTATATTCCAGAAATCAAATCCTCACGAAGACAAGAACAAGAAAGTGGTAAACGTATCGCGATAAATAGTCCAATTCAGGGGACTAGTGCAGATATGATTAAAATTGCAATGCTTTCGATTCACGAAAAAATCGAAAAGAAAAAACTAAAATCAAAACTAATCATGCAAGTCCACGACGAATTGGTATTTGAAGTTCATAAAAAAGAGAAAGACACAATTTTCGAACTCGCTAAAAAGGAAATGGAAACAGCACTTAAACTTAAAGTCCCTATTTTAGTCCAAGGAAAATTTGGCGAAAACTGGGATGAAGCACATTAG
- a CDS encoding glycosyltransferase family 4 protein has translation MILHLNNAKTWRGGEQQLYYLIMGLAERKIPQLLICQPNSELEKRIDNQIPVNSISMLGEYDIFAAKKIAKIIKSNNVKLIHTHTGAAHGLGILTKLYAPNVKLVVSRRVDFHINTNPLSKRKYYSNKIDYFLTVSNRIKEVLIEDGINPEKVITVYSGIDLKKFETSGNKENLINEFDIKKDTVVIGNIAALVDHKDQETLLRAIPYIQSEKDFRFFLVGAGELETKLKNLAKELKIEDKVTFTGFRNDIIDFYSLLDIFTLTSKEEGLGTSVLDAMANSLPIVATNGGGIGEMLQDQKGSLLANVGDYMKLAENYSTLINNPSLRKEYGNKNKELVKAFSIENTIQKTIQVYNSLL, from the coding sequence ATGATATTACATTTAAATAATGCAAAAACTTGGCGGGGCGGAGAACAACAATTATATTATCTAATAATGGGTCTAGCAGAAAGAAAAATTCCCCAATTATTAATTTGCCAACCAAACTCGGAATTGGAGAAACGAATAGACAACCAAATACCTGTTAACTCTATATCTATGCTTGGAGAATACGATATATTTGCCGCAAAAAAAATAGCAAAGATAATAAAGTCAAATAATGTAAAACTAATTCATACTCATACAGGTGCTGCCCATGGACTTGGAATATTGACCAAGTTGTATGCTCCAAATGTAAAACTAGTCGTTTCAAGGAGGGTCGATTTTCATATTAATACAAATCCTCTTAGTAAAAGAAAATACTATTCAAACAAAATAGATTATTTCCTAACTGTATCAAACCGAATCAAAGAAGTGTTGATCGAAGATGGAATCAATCCGGAAAAAGTCATTACAGTCTACAGTGGAATTGATTTAAAAAAATTTGAAACATCTGGCAATAAAGAAAATTTAATCAACGAGTTTGATATAAAAAAGGACACGGTTGTAATTGGAAATATTGCCGCATTAGTTGACCATAAAGATCAAGAAACTCTCCTTCGAGCAATTCCATATATTCAATCAGAAAAAGATTTTCGATTTTTTCTGGTTGGAGCTGGTGAACTAGAAACTAAACTAAAAAACTTAGCTAAAGAATTAAAAATAGAAGATAAAGTTACGTTTACAGGATTTAGAAATGATATTATAGACTTTTATTCCCTACTCGATATATTTACTCTTACTTCAAAGGAAGAAGGTCTCGGAACATCGGTATTAGACGCAATGGCAAATAGTCTACCTATTGTTGCAACTAACGGTGGGGGAATCGGAGAAATGTTGCAAGACCAAAAAGGTTCATTACTTGCAAACGTAGGGGATTATATGAAATTGGCGGAAAATTATTCAACTCTAATAAACAATCCATCGCTCCGAAAAGAATACGGAAACAAAAATAAAGAATTAGTAAAAGCATTCTCAATTGAAAACACAATCCAAAAAACAATACAGGTATATAACTCACTTCTATAA
- a CDS encoding type III polyketide synthase, which produces MSYIHSVAREFPSHTVKQDTVREFAKSIFKNSNLDVDKYLPVFENSKIKSRPVLKDISWYGETKSFKEKNELFVTHATEMAEKSAKLAIEKANLLPSEIDIVIVVTSSGFVTPTIDARLIDLLNISTDVKRIPIIGLGCAGGANSIARAGELSQLYPDKNILVTTVETCTLTFRPSDKRKSNLIALSLFSDGSSSMVVSGKEKKNSIKIKTNASRKWRNSLDVMGWEIEMDGLQVIFDKSIPGLITKNFREFYMKFLDENKIEKVKIKHHLFHPGGAKVIEAFANALEIGEDNFYYSMKILQEFGNISSPTIFFVIDEFLKDQNFSGGELGLFSAMGPGFSSDIILFETT; this is translated from the coding sequence ATGAGTTACATTCATTCCGTAGCAAGAGAATTTCCATCTCACACAGTAAAACAAGACACAGTTAGAGAATTCGCAAAATCCATTTTCAAAAACTCCAACCTTGATGTTGATAAATACCTCCCTGTTTTTGAAAATTCAAAAATCAAATCGAGACCTGTTTTAAAAGACATTTCTTGGTATGGTGAAACAAAATCTTTCAAAGAAAAAAATGAACTATTTGTAACTCATGCAACTGAGATGGCAGAAAAATCAGCCAAACTAGCCATAGAAAAAGCAAATCTACTACCTTCGGAAATTGATATAGTTATTGTTGTTACTAGTTCAGGTTTTGTAACTCCAACGATAGACGCAAGATTGATTGATTTACTGAATATTTCTACTGACGTCAAACGTATTCCTATCATAGGACTTGGTTGTGCAGGCGGTGCAAATAGTATTGCAAGAGCTGGAGAGTTATCTCAACTTTATCCAGATAAAAATATTTTAGTTACAACCGTCGAAACATGTACTCTAACATTTCGCCCTTCTGATAAAAGAAAATCAAACTTAATCGCATTATCCTTGTTTTCCGACGGTTCGAGCTCTATGGTAGTCTCGGGAAAAGAAAAAAAGAATTCAATCAAAATTAAAACTAACGCTTCCAGAAAATGGAGAAATTCTTTAGACGTAATGGGTTGGGAAATCGAAATGGATGGTTTGCAAGTTATATTCGATAAATCTATTCCTGGACTAATAACAAAAAACTTTCGTGAATTCTACATGAAATTTTTAGATGAAAATAAAATTGAAAAAGTAAAAATCAAACACCACTTATTTCATCCAGGCGGAGCAAAAGTAATAGAAGCATTTGCAAATGCACTTGAAATTGGAGAGGATAATTTTTATTATTCAATGAAAATTCTTCAGGAATTTGGAAATATATCGTCTCCTACAATTTTTTTTGTAATAGATGAATTCCTAAAGGATCAGAATTTTTCAGGAGGCGAATTAGGATTATTCTCTGCCATGGGACCCGGATTTTCTTCCGACATAATCTTATTTGAAACTACATAA
- a CDS encoding ATP-binding protein, which translates to MSEKDLFIQMPDDSYVMFLPPDMESVRQFRKQLRVSLSQHSFKEDDISQIVLAADEALTNSISANVSNHSEETIICRWRIENSKFTLLILDYGRGLKISETVSEDYQPAPRNLDNYLESIKEHQSESPGKLPYGGIEKPHKNMGKGLKIIRSLMDTVKILYHNNETITDNPLDNKINGSIVELQFNADNKHKN; encoded by the coding sequence ATGTCAGAAAAAGATCTATTTATCCAAATGCCTGACGATTCTTACGTTATGTTCCTACCACCGGATATGGAATCCGTACGCCAATTTAGAAAACAACTTAGAGTTAGCTTAAGCCAACATTCATTTAAAGAAGACGATATCTCACAAATTGTTCTCGCAGCCGATGAAGCACTTACAAATTCAATATCTGCCAACGTTTCAAATCATAGCGAAGAAACTATTATCTGCAGATGGAGAATCGAAAACTCAAAATTTACCTTATTAATCCTAGATTACGGAAGAGGTTTGAAAATAAGCGAAACTGTAAGCGAAGACTATCAACCTGCTCCTCGCAATCTAGACAATTACTTAGAATCCATAAAAGAGCATCAATCAGAAAGTCCAGGTAAATTACCATATGGTGGAATAGAAAAACCGCACAAGAATATGGGAAAAGGATTAAAAATCATCAGAAGCCTAATGGATACAGTCAAAATCCTATACCATAACAATGAAACAATAACAGACAACCCACTCGATAACAAAATCAACGGCTCCATAGTCGAACTTCAATTCAACGCCGATAATAAACATAAAAACTAA
- a CDS encoding GNAT family N-acetyltransferase: MISVQRITNPTKLEIAFSIRKEVFVEEQHVPLEEEYDEFEETSIHFLAFIDNKAVGTARIRTTEKGIKLERFCVLKNYRKMGVGKSLVNKLLNECNNFPKSQVYLYAQKIAQNFYSKFGFEAKGEIFLDAGIEHIEMQYKEK; the protein is encoded by the coding sequence ATGATTAGTGTCCAAAGAATTACAAACCCAACTAAATTAGAAATAGCATTTTCTATTCGTAAAGAAGTTTTTGTCGAAGAACAGCACGTTCCCTTAGAAGAAGAATATGATGAATTTGAGGAAACTTCCATTCATTTTCTTGCATTTATTGATAATAAAGCGGTTGGCACAGCGCGGATAAGAACCACTGAAAAAGGAATAAAACTCGAAAGATTTTGTGTTTTAAAGAACTACAGAAAGATGGGAGTCGGAAAATCTCTTGTTAATAAATTATTAAATGAATGTAATAATTTCCCAAAATCACAAGTCTACCTTTATGCTCAAAAAATTGCTCAAAATTTTTATTCAAAATTTGGATTTGAAGCAAAAGGTGAAATATTTCTCGATGCCGGAATCGAACATATCGAGATGCAGTACAAAGAAAAATGA
- a CDS encoding quinone-dependent dihydroorotate dehydrogenase, with protein MLNPKEFIYEATLKQFFFRLNPENAHELIKNLLNLANSLPFAFPILEKLTNYESPRLQLEVAGIHFKNPLGMGAGFDKTGELYPFLARLGFGHVEIGTITGDEQPGNPKPRIFRYEKDSALVNRMGFNNPGSDKAYETIIKQNRKVPRGINAGKTKLVPVEDTVEDYVRTFKKLSSLGDYGVINISSPNTPGLRNFQERNAFIHLIQGIKQGLGGNFPIPTFIKLAPDLTDSAIEELIDIILDEKLAGVILTNTTIDKKVILNYPLIEDGGISGSPLRARSTEVIRLAYKKIKGRIPIIGVGGIDSGPAALEKIQAGANLLQIYTGYIYKGPLLPFTILEYLDKFMKKNGVKNISELVGTES; from the coding sequence ATGCTTAATCCTAAGGAATTCATATACGAAGCCACGTTAAAACAATTTTTTTTCCGTCTTAATCCGGAAAATGCCCACGAACTCATTAAGAATCTTCTCAATTTAGCAAACTCTCTACCATTCGCATTTCCAATTCTAGAAAAACTTACGAATTACGAAAGCCCACGACTTCAATTAGAAGTGGCAGGGATTCATTTCAAAAATCCATTAGGGATGGGAGCTGGTTTTGATAAAACCGGAGAATTATATCCGTTTTTAGCGAGGCTTGGATTTGGACATGTTGAAATCGGAACCATTACAGGTGATGAACAACCAGGAAATCCTAAACCGAGAATTTTCCGTTATGAGAAAGATTCAGCTCTCGTCAATCGAATGGGATTTAACAACCCCGGATCAGACAAGGCATATGAAACCATAATAAAACAAAATCGCAAAGTTCCAAGAGGAATCAATGCAGGCAAAACAAAATTAGTCCCTGTTGAAGATACAGTTGAAGACTATGTTCGCACTTTTAAAAAATTATCTAGTTTAGGTGATTACGGGGTAATCAATATTAGCTCTCCGAATACTCCCGGATTAAGAAATTTCCAAGAAAGAAACGCATTTATACATCTCATCCAAGGAATCAAACAAGGATTGGGGGGAAATTTTCCTATTCCTACATTTATTAAGTTAGCTCCCGATTTAACTGATAGTGCCATTGAAGAGTTAATAGATATTATCCTTGATGAAAAATTAGCAGGTGTAATCCTTACAAACACTACAATTGATAAAAAAGTAATTTTAAACTACCCACTGATTGAAGACGGAGGTATTTCGGGTTCTCCGCTCCGAGCACGTTCTACAGAAGTAATCCGACTAGCATACAAAAAAATTAAAGGAAGAATTCCCATTATTGGAGTTGGTGGAATTGATTCAGGTCCGGCCGCATTAGAAAAAATCCAGGCAGGTGCAAACCTATTACAAATTTATACTGGATATATTTATAAAGGTCCACTTTTACCTTTTACTATTTTAGAATATTTGGATAAATTCATGAAAAAAAATGGAGTCAAAAACATTTCTGAACTTGTAGGAACTGAATCATAA